AGCCCGAGCACGCCTGGAGCTCGGGCACACGGAAGCCATCAAGGAAGGCGTCCGGGCCGGCCTGGGCGTGGCCTTCCTCTCCGAATACGCCGTACAGAGCGAGGTCGCGGCCGGCCAGCTCCGGGTCGTGCGGGTCAAGGGGCTCACGATCCAGCGGCATTTCCACGTGATCCGGCACGAAGCCCGGGAGCTGAGCCCCGGCAGCCGGGCCTTCCTCGAGTGCCTGCACGCCGCCCGGATCCGCGGGACGACGACGGCGGCCGGCCCGCGGAGCGGCCGGCGTTAGCGTGGACGTGTACGATCAAGAGTATGAAGGACTGCTGTGACGCGGCCGCGAGCGAACTGACGACCCTCCGGGAGCGTCAGCGGCATGTCCTCCAGGTGGTCCTCGCGATCAACACCAGCATGTTCCTCGTGGAGTTCGGCGCGGGTCTCGTGGCTCACTCGACGGCGCTCCTCGCCGACTCGCTGGACATGCTCGGCGACGCGTTCGTCTACGCGTTCAGTCTCTATGTGCTCGGGCGCGGTTCCCGGTGGCAGGCGCGGGCCGCCCTCCTGAAGGGAAGCGTGATGGCGGCCTTCGGGATCGGCGTGGTGGCGGAGGTGATCCTGAAGGCGCTCCGCGGTGTCGTGCCGACAGCGGAACTCATCGGCGGCATCGGGCTCCTCGCGCTCGCCGCCAACC
This genomic stretch from Candidatus Methylomirabilota bacterium harbors:
- a CDS encoding cation transporter, with the translated sequence MKDCCDAAASELTTLRERQRHVLQVVLAINTSMFLVEFGAGLVAHSTALLADSLDMLGDAFVYAFSLYVLGRGSRWQARAALLKGSVMAAFGIGVVAEVILKALRGVVPTAELIGGIGLLALAANLACLGLLLRHRHDDLNLRSTWLCSRNDVIANVGVLIAATGVALTGSAWPDILIGAVIAGVFAASAAGVLRDARRQLRAIATG